The genomic DNA CCGCCGCGAATCAGAAGTGATATCCCGTCTGCTGACCGGCCCCCCCTGCATCCTGTCGACGGGGGGCGGCGCCTACCTTGCGCAAGGCAACCGCCACGCGATCCGGCAGCACGGCGTTGCGGTCTGGCTGAATGCGCCGCTCGACCTGCTCTGGGACAGGGTCCGTCACAAGGATTCCCGGCCCCTGCTGCGCACCGCCGATCCGCAGGCGACGCTGGCCCGCATCTTCGAGGATCGCACGCCGATCTATGCCAAGGCCGCCCTGCACCTCGACGTGCGGCACCGCGCTTCCATCGACGAGACGACGGATGACGTGATCGCCCTTCTGAAAACCCGCGAAGACATACTGGAAGACCTGACATGACACAGACCGTACCCGTCGCCCTGCCGGGGCGCGAATATGACGTGCTGATCGGGCCGGGTCTGCTGGCTGGGGCCGGTGCGCGCATCGCGGCCCTTGGCGGACGCCCGCACGTGGCGATCCTGACCGACGAGACGGTGGCAGACCTGCATCTGGCGGCCCTGCAGGACGCCCTGTCGCAGGCCGGCCTGACGAGCGCCGCCCTGGCCTTGCCGCCGGGTGAAGGCACCAAAAGTTGGTCGCAGCTCGAAGCTTGCTGCGATTTCCTGTTGGATCAAAAGGTCGAGCGTGGGGATGTCGTAATCGCCTTCGGAGGCGGCGTGATCGGCGATCTGGGCGGCTTTGCCGCCGCCATCCTGCGGCGCGGTGTGCGCTTCGTGCAGTTGCCGACGACCCTGCTGGCGCAGGTCGACAGCTCTGTGGGCGGCAAGACCGGCATCAATACGGGCCACGGCAAGAACCTGATCGGCGCCTTCCACCAGCCCAGCCTCGTGCTGGCGGACACCGACCTTCTGTCCACATTGCCTGCGCGCGATTTTCTGGCGGGCTACGGCGAGGTCGTGAAATACGGCCTGCTGGGCGATGCCGCGTTCTTCGACTGGCTGGAAGGTCACGCACCTTCCATGGCCGCGGGCGACATGGCCGCGCGCGTCCACGCCGTCACGCGGTCCGTGCAGATGAAGGCCGAAATCGTGGTCCGCGACGAGACCGAACAGGGCGACCGCGCGCTGCTGAACCTTGGCCATACCTTTTGCCACGCGCTGGAAAAGGCGACGGGCTTCGGCGACCGCCTGCTGCACGGCGAAGGTGTCGCCATCGGCTGCGCGCTGGCGTTCGAACTGTCGGCGCGCCTTGGGCTGTGCAGTCAGGAAGACCCCAGCCGCCTGCGCGCCCACCTGCGCGATATGGGGATGAAGGTCGACATCCGCGACATTCCCGGCGATCTGCCCGACGCCGACGCCCTTCTGACCCTGATGGGGCAGGACAAGAAGGTGATCGCGGGCAAGCTGCGTTTCGTGCTGGCGCGGGGCATCGGTCAGGCCTTCGTCACGTCCGACGTGCCCCGCGACGCGGTCCTGTCGGTGCTGCGCGACGCCGCCTGAGGCAATGCGAAAACGCCGCCCCAAAGGGCGGCGCATCCATCAGAACGGGATTTCGTCGTCCATGTCGCCGCGGCCACCGCCGCCACCCGATGACGAGCCGCCACCGGAGTTGCCGCCGCCGTAGCCGCCGCCCTGGTCGTAGCCGCCACCGCCACCGCCGCCGTAACCACCGCCTTGGTCGTAACCGCCACCGCCGCCCATGCCGCCACCACCGCCGCCGCCTTCACCGCGGCCGTCCAGCATCGTCAGGGTCGAGGTGAAGGGCCGCAGCACGACTTCGGTGCTATAGCGGTCCGCCCCGGACTGATCCTGCCACTTGCGGGTCTCAAGCTGACCCTCGATGTAAACTTTCGATCCCTTCTTCAGGTACTGCTCTGCCACCCGCGCCAGCGGCTCCGAGAAGATGGCGACCGAATGCCACTGGGTGCGTTCCTTGCGTTCGCCGGATTGCTTGTCCTTCCACGTCTCGGACGTGGCGATTCGCAGATTGCAGACCTTGCCGCCGTTCTGAAAGCTGCGGACCTCCGGATCGGCACCGAGGTTGCCGATCAGAATGACCTTGTTGACCGAACCTGCCATATCATTTTCCTTCGCGATTCTGCGTTTGCGCCAGTGTGGCAGATAAGCGCGCAGAGGTGAACCGATCAAGGGGTGGCGCGAAAGGCGTTTTCGCGTAAAGTATGCCCAAGAAAACGGGGACAGGGATGTTGATATGCGGATGATCGGTCTTGGACTGACGATCGTGCTTGGCCTGACGGGTCAGACACTCATGGCCGATACGGTCTCGACGTCGTCGCGCATGTCACTGTTCCAAAGCCAGCTGTCGGTGCTCGATAACCGCTCTGCCGCGCAATACAGCAACTCCGTCCGCCTCCAGCCGAAACGCGCCATCGTGCCCGTCGCGGCCCCCGCGACGCCAGCCTTCATCGGACGCTACAACGGCCCGTACCTTGCCCTCGCGCGCACTGCCGCCCGCAAGCATGGCGTGCCAGAGGATCTGTTCCTGCGCCTTGTGCAGCAGGAATCGGGCTGGAACGCGCGTGCCCGGTCCCACAAGGGTGCGATGGGGCTGGCTCAGCTGATGCCCGAAACGGCGCGTCGCCTTGGCGTCGATCCGACAGACCCGGTGCAGAACCTCGAAGGCGGGGCGCGCTATCTGAAGCTGCAATATGTCAAGTTCGGCAACTGGCCCCATGCGCTGGCGGCCTACAATGCTGGCCCGGGTGCAGTCGAGAAATACCGTGGCATTCCCCCCTACGCCGAGACGCGCAATTATGTCCGCGTGATCTGGGGCAACTAGGCGCCGTCCGCCATCTGCTTGACCTTGGTGGCCAGTGACATGACGTCGGGATCCTTCAGACGCGGGATGATGCGATAGACCGCGTTCACCGCCATGAAGAGGGCGAAAAGCGCCAGGCCGACGCACATCGCCGTCACCAGCACCTGACCGTAGATCTGCTGGCCCAGCCAGCCAAAGGCCTTGTCCAGACCGCCCGCCGCCTGCGGGTCGTGCTGCCAGGCCGCCAGCCCCATCAGACCGCCGATGATCAGCACGGACACGCCCTGTGCGGCGACACCCGCCTGCAGCAGCCTGTTCCAGTGCAGCGTGAAATGGTTGGCCTGCAGCTTCTGACGGTAACTTTGGGTCCAGGCCTTGTGCAGATAATACACACCGGCCCCCATCGTGATCACGGCCACGATGCCAAGGATGATCTCTCCGAACGGCCATGACATGAGTTTGGCCAGATAGAACGCGGTCTTGGACCCTTCGCCGCTGTCGGTGGAGCCAAAAATTAGCAGCAGCGCCAGTCCGCCAAGCGCGCCGTGGATCATCCCCGTGACGGCCTGACCGAGGCGGGCCAAGATGCCCTTGGCATCGCTGCCATGGTCCTCCAGATCGAAGGCCGCATCGACCAGCCGCCAGCCCATGTACGCAAAAAGCCCCAGCGCCACGACCCAGAGCGCGGTCAGACCGAAGGGCGACCGTTCGACCATCGACAGCGCCTCTGACGTGCCCTTCGCCTCTTCGCCGTGCCAGATCGCAAACAGCGAAATACCCGACACGATGGCATAGACCAGCGCGCGCCCGGCGTATCCCGTACGCATCACCGGCATCGCCCAGTTCAATTTGTCGTCCGCCATGAGATGATCCGCCTTTTGTGATGCACCCCAATGTTCTGCGGATCGGGAAGTTCCCGGCGGATGCACGATCTGGGCAATTGGGCCTGTCGTGCTATGTCCCGCAGGACGTGCCTGTCGCCAAGCTGGCCGCCTGTGAAAGAGACCCAGATCCTATGCTGTCATCCCTGCGCTACCGCCTGAAACGCCTGTTCACCCACATCTGGGTGCCGATCGGCGCCTATGCTGTCCTCGGTCTGGTGGCGGCGGTCGTGGCTGTCGGATTGCGCGGTTTCATCCCCGCGTCATGGGCCTTCAACATCGGGGCGGACGCCATCGACGGCCTGCTGAACATCCTCGCAAGCTCGATGCTGGCGGTGACGACCTTCTCGCTCTCGATCATGCTGGCGGCCTTTGCCGCCGCCTCCAGCACCGCGACGCCGCGGGCGTTCCAGTTGCTCAAGGCCGATCGCACGGCCCAGCAGGTGTTGGCCAGTTTCATCGGGGCGTTCATCTTTTCGCTGGTGGGGATCATCAGCCTCAAGATCGGGATCTACGGCGAGGGCGGGCGCGTCATCCTGTTCGCCGCTACGATCCTCGTGCTGATCCTGATCGTCTTCAATCTGGTGCGCTGGATCG from Loktanella sp. M215 includes the following:
- a CDS encoding shikimate kinase — encoded protein: MTTTDQSQTGLALRRTVVLVGMMGSGKTAIGRALSQRLAVPFLDSDAEIETAANASIAEIFARDGEPFFRRRESEVISRLLTGPPCILSTGGGAYLAQGNRHAIRQHGVAVWLNAPLDLLWDRVRHKDSRPLLRTADPQATLARIFEDRTPIYAKAALHLDVRHRASIDETTDDVIALLKTREDILEDLT
- the aroB gene encoding 3-dehydroquinate synthase, with product MTQTVPVALPGREYDVLIGPGLLAGAGARIAALGGRPHVAILTDETVADLHLAALQDALSQAGLTSAALALPPGEGTKSWSQLEACCDFLLDQKVERGDVVIAFGGGVIGDLGGFAAAILRRGVRFVQLPTTLLAQVDSSVGGKTGINTGHGKNLIGAFHQPSLVLADTDLLSTLPARDFLAGYGEVVKYGLLGDAAFFDWLEGHAPSMAAGDMAARVHAVTRSVQMKAEIVVRDETEQGDRALLNLGHTFCHALEKATGFGDRLLHGEGVAIGCALAFELSARLGLCSQEDPSRLRAHLRDMGMKVDIRDIPGDLPDADALLTLMGQDKKVIAGKLRFVLARGIGQAFVTSDVPRDAVLSVLRDAA
- a CDS encoding DUF1206 domain-containing protein, producing MADDKLNWAMPVMRTGYAGRALVYAIVSGISLFAIWHGEEAKGTSEALSMVERSPFGLTALWVVALGLFAYMGWRLVDAAFDLEDHGSDAKGILARLGQAVTGMIHGALGGLALLLIFGSTDSGEGSKTAFYLAKLMSWPFGEIILGIVAVITMGAGVYYLHKAWTQSYRQKLQANHFTLHWNRLLQAGVAAQGVSVLIIGGLMGLAAWQHDPQAAGGLDKAFGWLGQQIYGQVLVTAMCVGLALFALFMAVNAVYRIIPRLKDPDVMSLATKVKQMADGA
- the ssb gene encoding single-stranded DNA-binding protein, whose product is MAGSVNKVILIGNLGADPEVRSFQNGGKVCNLRIATSETWKDKQSGERKERTQWHSVAIFSEPLARVAEQYLKKGSKVYIEGQLETRKWQDQSGADRYSTEVVLRPFTSTLTMLDGRGEGGGGGGGMGGGGGYDQGGGYGGGGGGGYDQGGGYGGGNSGGGSSSGGGGGRGDMDDEIPF
- a CDS encoding lytic transglycosylase domain-containing protein codes for the protein MRMIGLGLTIVLGLTGQTLMADTVSTSSRMSLFQSQLSVLDNRSAAQYSNSVRLQPKRAIVPVAAPATPAFIGRYNGPYLALARTAARKHGVPEDLFLRLVQQESGWNARARSHKGAMGLAQLMPETARRLGVDPTDPVQNLEGGARYLKLQYVKFGNWPHALAAYNAGPGAVEKYRGIPPYAETRNYVRVIWGN